In one window of Sardina pilchardus chromosome 23, fSarPil1.1, whole genome shotgun sequence DNA:
- the LOC134071107 gene encoding bestrophin-3-like, protein MTVTYSSKVANATFFGFHRLLLRWKGSIYKLLYREFLVFALLYTILSIVYRLVLTDPQKRFFEKLSIYCDKYAEQIPVTFVLGFYVTLVVNRWWNQFQNLPWPDRLMFLISSCVQGRDEHGRLLRRTLMRYVNLTSLLIFRSVSTAVCKRFPTIDHVVEAGFMTAEERKVFENLKSPHLKYWVPVVWFTNLAFKARKEGRITDSVDLQHILAEMNKFRTWCSTLFGYDWVGIPLVYTQVVTLAVYTFFVACLIGRQFLDSSQGYPGHDLDLYVPIFTLLQFFFYSGWLKVAEQLINPFGEDDDDFEANWCIDRNLQVSLMAVDEMHMNLPRMTKDMYWNEADVRPPYTVASADYCIASFLGSTTDLGLSEMLQAEEPHEPHEFRRQETVLGRVRRLLSVQEHSDLAHPRPAFKRHSSDIPSFFPFVPDHRVHPGGPEDTPMPPKPPHAGPHVLPHPHPHSPHPLDTLATLQEVNSTPSSPDTDVRLPPFTDVPEVVISAPPSSTGNHDNSATATTSPSAAAPKTYSSINDAPLSPEQALKPEAEVEGDPGDEVPEAGTPVCYSPTRMGPRKFRWTTPADRMRKRQLSFQLSRQGSRSSLHSLPSPRMLGRQRGQHVPSPLESPQREDDPEVPETDILESQDTDREQRNNC, encoded by the exons ATGACCGTGACCTACTCCAGTAAGGTTGCCAATGCCACGTTTTTTGGCTTTCATAGACTTTTATTGCGATGGAAGGGCAGTATCTACAAATTGCTGTATCGGGAGTTCCTCGTTTTTGCACTTTTATATACCATATTAAGTATCGTATACAG GCTAGTCCTGACTGACCCACAGAAGCGGTTCTTTGAAAAGCTGTCCATATACTGTGATAAATACGCAGAGCAGATCCCAGTCACGTTTGTCCTGG GGTTCTACGTAACACTGGTGGTGAACCGCTGGTGGAACCAGTTCCAGAACCTTCCGTGGCCGGACCGGCTGATGTTCCTGATCTCCAGCTGCGTGCAGGGCCGCGACGAGCACGGCCGCCTGCTGCGACGGACGCTGATGCGCTACGTCAACCTCACCTCGCTGCTCATCTTCCGCTCCGTGAGCACGGCCGTCTGCAAGCGCTTCCCCACCATCGACCACGTGGTGGAGGCAG GCTTTATGACCGCCGAGGAGAGGAAGGTGTTTGAAAATCTGAAGTCTCCGCACCTGAAATACTGGGTCCCCGTGGTGTGGTTCACAAACTTAGCCTTCAAAGCCCGCAAGGAGGGACGTATCACAGACAGTGTGGACCTCCAGCACATCCTCGCT gagaTGAATAAGTTCAGGACCTGGTGCTCTACTCTGTTTGGCTATGACTGGGTGGGGATCCCACTTGTCTATACTCAG gtTGTGACGTTAGCAGTGTACACATTCTTCGTGGCCTGTCTTATTGGTCGTCAGTTCCTCGACTCCAGCCAGGGTTACCCAGGTCATGACCTTGACCTCTACGTGCCCATCTTCACCCTGCTGCAGTTCTTCTTCTACTCCGGCTGGCTCAAG GTGGCAGAGCAGCTCATCAATCCTTTTGGAGAGGACGACGACGACTTTGAGGCCAACTGGTGCATTGACAGAAATCTACAG GTATCTCTAATGGCTGTGGATGAGATGCACATGAACCTGCCTCGCATGACTAAGGACATGTACTGGAATGAGGCTGATGTGAGGCCACCCTACACTGTGGCCTCCGCTGACTACTGCATCGCTTCCTTCCTCGGCTCCACCACAGACTTGGG GCTGTCTGAGATGCTCCAGGCGGAGGAGCCCCATGAGCCCCATGAGTTCCGGCGGCAGGAGACCGTGCTGGGCCGCGTCCGTCGCCTGCTGAGCGTGCAGGAGCACTCGGACCTGGCGCACCCGCGCCCCGCTTTCAAGCGCCACAGCAGCGACATCCCCAGCTTCTTCCCCTTCGTGCCGGACCACCGTGTCCACCCAGGGGGGCCGGAGGACACCCCGATGCCGCCCAAGCCCCCCCATGCTGGTCCACATGTCCTTCCCCACCCGCACCCCCACAGTCCCCACCCGTTGGATACACTGGCTACCCTACAAGAGGTCAACAGTACCCCCTCTTCCCCCGATACGGACGTCCGCCTCCCGCCCTTCACTGACGTGCCTGAGGTGGTCATCAGCGCACCCCCCTCGTCGACCGGTAACCATGACAACAGCGCAACTGCGACAACGTCGCCTTCAGCGGCTGCGCCAAAAACTTACAGCAGCATTAATGATGCTCCCCTTAGTCCAGAGCAGGCCCTGAAGCCTGAGGCTGAGGTAGAAGGCGACCCCGGCGATGAGGTCCCAGAAGCGGGCACGCCTGTCTGCTACAGCCCCACGCGCATGGGGCCCCGCAAGTTTCGCTGGACCACGCCGGCCGACCGCATGCGGAAGCGGCAGCTGTCCTTCCAGCTGTCCCGCCAGGGCTCCAGGAGCTCGCTCCACAGCCTGCCCAGCCCACGCATGCTGGGCAGGCAGAGGGGACAGCACGTCCCCTCGCCCCTGGAGAGTCCACAGCGGGAGGACGACCCTGAGGTCCCCGAGACAGACATTTTAGAGTCgcaggacacagacagagagcagaggaacaACTGCTAG
- the irak3 gene encoding interleukin-1 receptor-associated kinase 3, which produces MAGQANRSMLLFDIPPAQIETFCKIMDSGIGTLGWKGLAARILPTWLDVRCTEMREAAGKSPTQELLWSWAQQNKTVGDLLRVLEDMGHWRALSLFQSTGHTPSNLPKPPPPSLEVHKPKTSNCNTENLSSDSSSVAIITAGNGARLKVSFADIVEGTGNFHQDRRIGGGAFSDVYRGTKGNESFAVKVFKQVQNTSWQVLWEKFRKEMEVLHLYQHPNILELCGCFSDGDRYFLVYPFLPNGSLHNKLHNQDAGKALSWQERLEVIKGTAKAVHHLHSTQPCAVVCANISSVNILLDECLQPKLTDFGMARLRPHSVNHSCTITMKTSIHGNLGYLPEEYIRDGKLSVKLDVYSFGMVVLEILTGQQVMQDKPKHRPLRDVLDDVTEEGGGVDACLRLLDSRAGQWPNAVALSLLRLGMDCSSSKARNRPTMDMVLQTLSQLLPLPCPPDDQPHTLDDGMVLPKHSSPPAPTPTHSPSLPVEDDDETSGLPQGVSECAPPDAVSSLQDSAALSAQSHPCEYSQSEVTFLGCMDRNGGGRQQQQQQQQQQQRQPEGRDRYETADGFATASATGSACLSAHTLQSDGGGEPALDLYGSWPVQCSCTPDTDVQECEDCRANGFSPLPSYLSQGVVSGPSESYVENPAKQRLCNKIQQYNHGLLCTDELLSITP; this is translated from the exons ATGGCAGGACAAGCGAATCGTTCGATGCTTCTATTTGACATTCCTCCTGCTCAGATCGAGACATTCTGTAAAATTATGGACAGCGGAATTGGTACTCTTGGATGGAAAGGTTTGG CTGCGCGGATCTTGCCCACCTGGCTGGATGTGCGTTGCACAGAAATGAGGGAGGCTGCGGGAAAGAGTCCTACCCAGGAGCTGCTCTGGTCCTGGGCGCAACAGAACAAGACGGTCGGGGATCTCCTCCGGGTACTGGAAGACATGGGACACTGGAGAGCGCTCAGCCTCTTCCAGTCAACAG GTCACACTCCAAGTAATCTCCCAAAGCCACCTCCACCATCCCTTGAAGTCCATAAG CCAAAAACATCGAATTGTAACACTGAAAATCTATCGAGCGATTCAAGTTCAGTTGCTATTATCACTGCAG gaAATGGAGCCAGGTTGAAGGTCTCATTTGCAGACATCGTAGAGGGAACTGGGAATTTTCACCAAGACAGGAGAATTGGCGGTGGTGCCTTCTCCGATGTCTATCGAGGGACAAAGGGAAACGAAAGCTTCGCTGTTAAGGTTTTTAAACAG GTGCAGAACACATCATGGCAGGTGCTCTGGGAGAAGTTCCGCAAAGAGATGGAGGTTCTTCACCT CTACCAGCATCCTAACATCCTGGAGTTGTGTGGCTGTTTTTCTGATGGGGATCGCTATTTCCTGGTTTACCCATTCCTCCCAAATGGTTCCCTCCACAATAAACTACACAACCAG GATGCTGGGAAAGCTCTCTCCTGGCAGGAGCGTCTGGAGGTCATTAAAGGCACGGCGAAGGCGGTTCACCACCTACACAGCACGCAGCCGTGTGCGGTCGTCTGTGCCAACATCAGCAG tgTCAATATCCTTCTAGATGAATGCCTTCAGCCCAAACTAACGGACTTTGGAATGGCACGCCTCAGACCGCATTCAGTTAATCACAGTTGCACTATCACCATGAAGACCAGTATCCATGGCAACCTGGGGTACCTCCCAGAGGAATACATCAGAGATGGAAAGCTGTCTGTCAAGCTGGATGTATACAGCTTTGGGATG GTGGTGCTGGAGATACTAACAGGGCAACAAGTCATGCAGGACAAGCCAAAACACCGACCGCTG AGAGACGTGCTGGATGATGTGACTGAGGAGGGGGGCGGCGTGGACGCCTGCCTCAGGCTCCTGGACTCCAGGGCGGGCCAGTGGCCCAACGCAgtggccctctctctcctccggctGGGGATGGACTGCAGCTCCAGCAAGGCCCgcaataggcctactatggATATG GTGCTACAGACTCTGAGCCAGCTTCTGcctctcccctgcccccctGATGATCAGCCACACACGCTGGACGATGGCATGGTCCTCCCAAAACACAGCAGCCCCCCCGCGCCCACACCCACGCACTCGCCCAGCCTGCCCGTGGAGGATGACGACGAGACGTCCGGCCTCCCTCAGGGCGTCTCGGAGTGTGCCCCGCCCGACGCGGTCTCCAGCCTCCAAGACTCCGCAGCTCTGTCTGCGCAGTCGCATCCGTGCGAgtacagccaatcagaggtcACGTTCCTGGGCTGCATGGACCGCAATGGTGGCGGccgacaacagcagcagcagcagcagcagcagcagcaacgtcAGCCAGAGGGTCGGGACAGATACGAGACGGCCGACGGGTTTGCGACAGCGTCTGCGACCGggtctgcgtgtctgtctgcGCATACGCTGCAGTCGGACGGCGGAGGCGAGCCGGCGCTGGACCTGTACGGCAGCTGGCCTGTGCAGTGCAGCTGCACGCCGGACACAGACGTCCAGGAGTGCGAGGACTGCAGGGCCAACGGCTTCAGCCCCCTCCCTTCGTATCTCTCTCAAG GAGTGGTCAGTGGCCCGTCTGAGAGCTACGTGGAGAACCCAGCCAAGCAAAGGCTCTGTAACAAGATTCAGCAGTACAATCACGGCCTTCTCTGCACGGATGAGCTTCTGTCTATCACTCCATAA